Proteins from a genomic interval of Actinoalloteichus hymeniacidonis:
- a CDS encoding type I polyketide synthase, with protein sequence MSAVTRAGGVGVLDLGAGTGRVRSELAKLRDWSAGAWGVRITDETPSDPRLLAGADLVLADVEVLQRFPAAARPPRVFAEVVEVAGAHRAAAAGAAGLVLRGNEAGGRVSELSSFVLVQRLLAESNLELPLWVCGGIGPRTAAAVLASGATGVVLDIQLALLAEAEPSSATAARLRRLDGSESVYQDGRRFLPALSTGRPTADTGSAAAQRPARSDDGTGRAALPPGAVPIGQDGGLAESFAARYGDVGTAVRAVRSAAAEAALAPPASRITHADGAFGTRLPIAQGPMTRVSDQAGFAAAVAAHGALPFIALALADGAQSRAVLEQTRDALGDRPWGVGILGFVPDEVRAAQIDVIADIRPSHAIIAGGRPSQAAELEELGVRTFLHVPSPTLLTQYLGRGARRFVFEGAECGGHIGPRNSFPLWETQIDVLRSEIDAGRLRPADVAVLFAGGVHDARSAAMVAALAAPLTACGVEVGVLMGTAYLCTEEAVAHGAITPLFQRQVLAADRTELLETAPGHVTRALASPFTSEFDDLRRRLTAQGVPERQVWAELEALNVGRLRIAAKSTRHVETGVVSVDADEQLRDGLFMAGQAAVLRHRPTTIAELHRAVTSDAEGFRREQAAGRRARREPTSTPTPRPLDIAIVGMGCAFPEAPDLDRYWANIVAGRDSITEVPVERWDHTRLHRPDATAGDGTSPSKWGGFLPPIPFDALRHGIPPAALSSIDPAQLLALTVAEAALADAFGAREFDRGRTSVVFGVDSGGDLANANALRALLPSYLAELPAELDATLPRLTGDSFAGTLSNVVSGRIANRLDLGGTNYAVDAACASSLAALDVACKELIERTSDIVLCGGADVHNGIGDYLHFASVGALSRSGRCRSFDSAADGIVLGEGAACVVLKRLDDARRDGDRVYAVIKAVGSASDGRALGLTAPRAEGQQNALGRAYAQARMSPAEIGLVEAHGTGTVAGDAAELSALTNVFRSAGARIGGTALGSVKSQIGHTKCAAGLAGLVKTAMALHTGVLPPTLHVSTPNVAYDSATSPFVLSGRARPWPVAAAGRAAAVSAAGFGGINFHAVLRADEHGTPPASGGAQWPAELFLFAGADDASLSRALRLLRERLEVNDRAGRPWRLRDLAATTADLHERTGLPAAVALVATDLDALAVLLGRALAGEHDPAAGLFRARSRRHAENGDSAQPAGGHPGAAEFEFGAEPGDPAPSVALLFPGQGSQRPGMLAPLLMAFPELQRHLRGVPDVMGVVYPAPPRDQSSELAQRRAVTETTVAQQALGGTGLLVAELLERLGIHPDMVAGHSYGELVALCAAGVMTTDELVTVTRQRATSVSRAVQAEAGTMAAVSAGAAQTASVLDAAGLGDHVVVANHNSPTQVVVSGPVVAVQHAVAALRAAGLGAGHIPVAGAFHSPLMNAAGREFAAALHDREFQPAEVPVWSNRTAAPYPADPSAVRGELAAHLTSPVRFAEQIVAMYEAGARVFIEAGPGNVLTRLAAAILRGRPHLVVSCEDSRPGLPGFLDMLARLAIAGVGVRSDRLLSGRGATVLGQNGRSAGRTSRFGGGRVGQATGDTPPPRLGWVVDGRSVRTAQGHHLPGGLRPAQPIQEDVITMHRESDSPGEAERLVTDFLRSSRELLAAQRDVLMTYLGSGSTDRPSAPPVVGPATVARPALTVQAEPEPEPPAAAHQPPTQAIESTATTHSAPTSPELDTPAPHSASAEDAAPAEDEPVDIHAVVLAVISERTGYPIELIDPDLDLESDFSIDSIKRTEIAGELIARLGLDTAALPDDEVDQLAKARTTMAIAGWLTDRCGRPAAAPRSDTNGRPTTVEPEIEPAQTEPAGVVASRTNPVGREPVRHVWGAVELAALDDFEPSALAGTRFAVFGEPGAVRDALCGLLERHGSEVSVSSARQEFDDAAESSFDGVVRLDGLDAEDPVLPDLFGPIKSSLTRSLKWFAVLSHAEASGMAATASAAGLRGLIRTVAREYAETTVRLIEVDPAAAPDRVAVSVLTELLSERRTDPSVIRLDDTLRRAELPIRADLGLTATTGGGPGTEPAGEARMLGLDSDAVLLVIGGARGITARMAVELAAGGARVHVAGRTARATAPESQATLGITDLPGLRAALISAGATGSPADIDASARLILARREVEATMAELRGPASEADYHQLDVLDAEAVQQLVKELHTRYGRIDGVVFGAGTIEDRLLADTSVASLRRVYDTKVSGATALVSALSGLPHPPGFVVFFGSVAAVLGSRGQGAYSAANDALEVLGAGYARQSGARALTLHWGPWAPLGEHPGMVSDEVGRQYARLGLDLIDPEAGVRAMVRELLWGDPTVRSVLYTPQGWVNP encoded by the coding sequence GTGAGTGCGGTGACCCGGGCGGGCGGTGTCGGCGTCCTCGACCTCGGCGCGGGCACCGGCCGGGTGCGGTCCGAACTCGCCAAGCTCCGAGACTGGTCGGCCGGAGCCTGGGGCGTGCGGATCACCGACGAGACCCCATCGGATCCCCGGCTACTTGCGGGCGCCGACCTGGTGCTCGCCGACGTCGAGGTGTTGCAGCGATTCCCGGCCGCCGCTCGGCCGCCTCGGGTGTTCGCCGAGGTCGTCGAGGTCGCCGGGGCCCACCGCGCCGCAGCGGCCGGGGCCGCCGGTCTGGTCCTGCGCGGCAACGAGGCGGGCGGCCGGGTCAGCGAGCTGAGCTCCTTCGTCCTGGTGCAACGGCTACTGGCGGAGTCGAACCTCGAACTCCCGTTGTGGGTGTGCGGCGGTATCGGCCCGCGCACCGCCGCGGCCGTGCTCGCCTCCGGCGCGACCGGTGTCGTCCTCGACATCCAGCTCGCGCTGTTGGCGGAAGCCGAACCCAGCTCCGCGACGGCCGCCAGGCTGCGCCGACTGGACGGCTCGGAGTCGGTCTACCAGGACGGCAGGCGGTTCCTGCCCGCGCTCTCGACGGGGCGGCCGACCGCGGACACCGGCTCGGCCGCCGCGCAGCGGCCCGCCCGGTCCGACGACGGGACCGGTCGCGCCGCACTGCCACCCGGCGCAGTGCCCATCGGCCAGGACGGCGGGTTGGCCGAGTCCTTCGCGGCCCGTTACGGCGATGTCGGCACCGCTGTGCGCGCGGTGCGATCCGCCGCCGCCGAGGCCGCACTGGCCCCACCCGCCAGCCGCATCACCCACGCCGACGGTGCCTTCGGGACACGGCTGCCGATCGCGCAGGGGCCGATGACCAGGGTCAGCGATCAGGCCGGTTTCGCCGCGGCCGTCGCCGCCCACGGCGCACTGCCGTTCATCGCACTGGCCTTGGCCGACGGCGCGCAGAGCCGTGCGGTGCTGGAACAGACGCGCGACGCGCTGGGGGATCGACCCTGGGGCGTCGGAATCCTCGGCTTCGTGCCGGACGAGGTCCGGGCCGCGCAGATCGACGTGATCGCCGATATCCGGCCGAGCCACGCGATCATCGCGGGCGGCAGGCCGTCGCAGGCGGCCGAACTGGAGGAACTCGGCGTTCGCACCTTCCTGCACGTGCCATCGCCGACGCTGTTGACGCAGTACCTCGGTCGAGGCGCCCGCCGGTTCGTGTTCGAGGGAGCCGAATGCGGCGGCCACATCGGTCCGCGCAACAGCTTCCCCCTGTGGGAGACGCAGATCGACGTGCTGCGCAGCGAGATCGATGCGGGCAGGCTGCGCCCCGCCGATGTCGCGGTTCTCTTCGCGGGCGGCGTCCACGACGCGCGATCCGCCGCGATGGTCGCGGCGCTCGCGGCACCGTTGACCGCGTGCGGCGTCGAGGTCGGGGTGCTGATGGGCACCGCGTACCTCTGCACCGAGGAGGCGGTGGCCCACGGCGCGATCACGCCCTTGTTCCAGCGGCAGGTGTTGGCCGCCGATCGCACCGAGCTGCTGGAGACCGCGCCGGGACACGTCACCCGCGCGCTCGCCAGTCCCTTCACCTCGGAGTTCGACGATCTGCGGCGCAGGCTCACCGCGCAGGGCGTTCCCGAACGCCAGGTTTGGGCCGAGCTGGAGGCGCTCAACGTCGGGCGACTGCGGATCGCCGCGAAGAGCACCCGGCATGTCGAGACCGGGGTCGTGTCCGTCGACGCCGACGAACAGCTGCGCGACGGGTTGTTCATGGCGGGGCAGGCCGCCGTGCTGCGGCACCGACCGACCACGATCGCCGAGCTGCACCGAGCGGTGACCTCGGACGCGGAGGGATTCCGCCGCGAACAGGCCGCCGGCCGTCGTGCCAGGCGCGAACCGACGTCCACCCCCACGCCCCGGCCGCTGGACATCGCCATCGTCGGGATGGGCTGCGCCTTCCCGGAGGCCCCCGACCTCGATCGCTACTGGGCCAACATCGTGGCCGGGCGCGATTCCATCACCGAGGTGCCCGTCGAGCGGTGGGATCACACCCGACTGCACCGCCCGGACGCGACCGCAGGCGACGGCACCTCGCCGTCCAAATGGGGTGGTTTCCTGCCACCCATCCCCTTCGATGCCCTGCGGCACGGAATTCCACCGGCCGCGCTGAGCAGTATCGACCCGGCCCAGCTGCTGGCCCTGACGGTCGCCGAGGCCGCGCTCGCCGATGCCTTCGGCGCCAGGGAGTTCGACCGTGGTCGCACCTCGGTGGTCTTCGGGGTCGACTCCGGCGGTGATCTGGCCAATGCCAACGCGCTGCGTGCGCTGCTGCCGTCCTATCTGGCGGAGCTGCCCGCCGAACTGGACGCCACACTGCCCCGACTGACCGGCGATTCCTTCGCCGGAACGCTGTCCAACGTGGTCTCGGGCCGGATCGCCAACCGCTTGGACCTGGGCGGGACCAACTACGCGGTCGACGCCGCGTGCGCCTCGTCGCTGGCCGCGCTGGACGTGGCCTGTAAGGAGCTGATCGAGCGGACCAGCGACATCGTGTTGTGCGGCGGCGCCGACGTGCACAACGGCATCGGTGACTACCTGCACTTCGCCTCGGTGGGCGCGCTCTCGCGCTCCGGACGGTGTCGCTCCTTCGACTCCGCCGCCGACGGGATCGTGCTCGGCGAGGGCGCGGCCTGTGTGGTCCTCAAACGTCTCGACGATGCCCGACGCGACGGCGACCGGGTGTACGCGGTGATCAAGGCGGTCGGCAGCGCCAGCGACGGCCGGGCGCTGGGGCTGACGGCGCCGCGCGCCGAGGGCCAGCAGAACGCGCTCGGTCGCGCCTACGCGCAGGCTCGGATGTCGCCAGCCGAGATCGGCCTGGTGGAAGCCCACGGCACCGGCACGGTGGCGGGCGACGCGGCGGAGTTGTCCGCGCTGACCAACGTGTTCCGCTCGGCGGGAGCGCGGATCGGCGGCACGGCTCTCGGCTCGGTCAAGTCGCAGATCGGCCACACCAAGTGCGCCGCCGGGCTCGCCGGACTGGTGAAGACGGCGATGGCGCTGCACACCGGGGTGCTGCCTCCGACGCTGCACGTGTCGACGCCGAACGTCGCCTACGACTCGGCGACCAGCCCCTTCGTCCTCAGTGGTCGGGCGCGGCCGTGGCCGGTGGCCGCCGCAGGACGGGCCGCGGCGGTGAGCGCGGCCGGGTTCGGGGGCATCAACTTCCATGCCGTCCTGCGGGCGGACGAGCACGGCACGCCACCCGCCTCCGGCGGCGCGCAATGGCCCGCCGAGCTGTTCCTGTTCGCCGGGGCGGACGACGCGAGCCTGTCCAGGGCACTGCGCCTGTTGCGGGAACGGCTGGAGGTCAACGATCGGGCGGGCAGGCCGTGGCGCCTGCGCGACCTCGCGGCGACCACCGCCGACCTCCACGAGCGGACCGGTCTCCCGGCGGCGGTGGCCCTGGTGGCCACCGATCTCGACGCACTGGCCGTGCTGCTGGGCCGTGCCCTCGCGGGCGAGCACGATCCGGCGGCAGGCCTGTTCCGGGCCCGCAGCAGGCGGCACGCCGAGAACGGAGACTCCGCGCAGCCCGCAGGCGGCCACCCCGGCGCCGCCGAATTCGAGTTCGGCGCCGAACCGGGCGATCCGGCTCCCTCGGTGGCGTTGCTGTTCCCCGGTCAGGGCAGCCAACGACCCGGGATGCTCGCCCCGCTGCTGATGGCGTTCCCCGAACTGCAACGACATCTGCGTGGCGTGCCCGACGTGATGGGCGTCGTCTATCCGGCTCCGCCCCGTGATCAGTCCTCCGAGTTGGCCCAGCGCCGGGCGGTCACCGAGACGACCGTCGCGCAACAGGCCCTCGGCGGCACCGGCCTGCTGGTGGCCGAGCTGCTGGAGCGGCTCGGTATCCACCCCGACATGGTCGCCGGGCACAGCTACGGCGAACTGGTGGCACTGTGCGCGGCCGGGGTAATGACCACGGACGAACTGGTCACGGTGACCCGGCAGCGGGCCACCTCGGTGTCGCGCGCGGTACAGGCCGAGGCGGGAACGATGGCGGCGGTGTCGGCGGGCGCCGCGCAGACGGCCTCGGTGCTCGACGCGGCCGGACTCGGCGATCACGTGGTGGTCGCAAACCACAATTCGCCGACTCAGGTCGTCGTCTCCGGACCGGTGGTGGCGGTGCAACACGCCGTCGCGGCCCTGCGAGCGGCGGGGCTGGGTGCCGGACACATCCCGGTGGCGGGCGCCTTCCACAGCCCGCTGATGAACGCGGCGGGCCGTGAGTTCGCCGCCGCACTGCACGATCGCGAGTTCCAACCGGCCGAGGTGCCGGTCTGGTCCAACCGCACCGCCGCTCCCTACCCCGCCGATCCCTCGGCCGTGCGCGGTGAGCTCGCCGCGCACCTGACCTCCCCGGTGCGCTTCGCCGAACAGATCGTGGCGATGTACGAGGCGGGCGCACGGGTCTTCATCGAGGCGGGACCAGGCAACGTGCTGACCAGGCTCGCCGCCGCGATCCTGCGCGGTCGCCCACACCTGGTGGTGTCCTGCGAGGACTCCCGCCCGGGACTCCCGGGTTTCCTGGACATGTTGGCGCGGCTGGCGATCGCAGGCGTCGGAGTGCGTTCGGATCGGCTGCTCAGCGGCCGAGGCGCCACCGTCCTCGGCCAGAACGGCCGATCCGCGGGCCGTACCAGCCGATTCGGCGGCGGTCGGGTGGGACAGGCGACCGGCGACACCCCGCCGCCGCGCCTCGGCTGGGTCGTGGACGGCAGGTCGGTCCGAACCGCGCAAGGACACCACCTTCCCGGCGGGCTCCGGCCCGCCCAGCCCATCCAGGAGGACGTCATCACCATGCATCGCGAGAGCGATTCCCCCGGCGAGGCCGAACGACTGGTCACCGATTTCCTGCGGTCCAGCCGAGAACTGCTCGCCGCGCAACGCGACGTGCTGATGACCTACCTCGGATCGGGCTCGACCGATCGCCCCTCGGCGCCGCCCGTCGTCGGGCCCGCCACGGTCGCGCGTCCGGCCCTGACCGTGCAGGCGGAGCCGGAACCCGAACCGCCCGCCGCCGCGCACCAGCCCCCGACGCAGGCGATCGAGAGCACCGCGACGACGCATTCGGCGCCGACCTCGCCGGAACTCGACACGCCCGCGCCGCACAGCGCAAGCGCCGAGGACGCCGCGCCCGCCGAGGACGAGCCGGTGGACATCCACGCCGTGGTGCTCGCGGTGATCAGCGAACGGACCGGATACCCGATCGAGCTGATCGATCCCGATCTGGATCTGGAATCCGACTTCAGCATCGACTCCATCAAGCGCACCGAGATCGCCGGCGAGCTGATCGCCCGCCTCGGGTTGGATACCGCAGCGCTGCCCGACGACGAGGTCGACCAGCTGGCCAAGGCCCGGACCACGATGGCGATCGCGGGCTGGTTGACCGACCGATGCGGGCGTCCAGCCGCCGCGCCACGGTCCGACACGAATGGCCGACCGACCACCGTGGAACCGGAGATCGAGCCCGCCCAGACCGAACCGGCGGGTGTCGTGGCCAGCCGGACCAATCCGGTGGGGCGGGAGCCGGTGCGGCACGTCTGGGGTGCCGTGGAACTGGCCGCACTCGACGATTTCGAACCATCGGCCTTGGCGGGCACCCGCTTCGCGGTCTTCGGCGAGCCGGGGGCGGTGCGCGATGCCCTGTGCGGGCTGTTGGAGCGCCACGGCAGCGAGGTGTCGGTGTCCTCCGCCCGTCAGGAGTTCGACGACGCGGCGGAATCGAGCTTCGACGGGGTCGTCCGGCTGGACGGCCTCGACGCCGAGGACCCGGTGCTGCCGGATCTCTTCGGCCCGATCAAGAGTTCGCTGACCCGGTCGCTCAAATGGTTCGCCGTCCTGAGCCACGCGGAGGCGAGCGGCATGGCGGCGACGGCCAGCGCGGCGGGCCTGCGTGGCCTGATCCGCACCGTGGCCAGGGAGTACGCCGAGACCACCGTCCGCCTGATCGAGGTCGACCCGGCCGCCGCGCCGGACCGGGTGGCGGTCTCGGTGCTGACCGAGCTGTTGAGCGAACGCCGCACCGACCCCTCGGTGATCCGGCTGGATGACACGCTTCGACGCGCGGAGCTGCCCATCCGCGCCGATCTCGGCCTGACCGCGACCACGGGCGGCGGCCCGGGCACCGAGCCCGCAGGCGAGGCCCGAATGCTGGGTCTGGACTCCGACGCCGTGCTGCTGGTCATCGGCGGCGCCCGGGGCATCACCGCCCGGATGGCCGTGGAGCTGGCGGCGGGCGGGGCGCGAGTGCACGTCGCGGGGCGTACCGCGCGGGCCACGGCCCCGGAATCGCAGGCGACACTGGGAATCACGGATCTGCCGGGACTGCGTGCCGCGTTGATATCGGCCGGGGCCACCGGTTCGCCCGCCGATATCGACGCCTCGGCGCGGCTGATCCTGGCCCGCCGCGAGGTCGAGGCGACGATGGCCGAGCTGCGCGGGCCTGCATCCGAGGCCGATTACCACCAGCTGGATGTCCTGGACGCCGAGGCGGTGCAGCAACTCGTCAAGGAACTGCACACCCGGTATGGCCGCATCGACGGTGTCGTCTTCGGGGCGGGCACCATCGAGGACCGGTTGCTCGCCGACACCTCGGTCGCGTCATTGCGCCGGGTGTACGACACGAAGGTCAGTGGCGCGACCGCGTTGGTCTCGGCGTTGTCCGGACTGCCGCACCCGCCCGGGTTCGTGGTGTTCTTCGGCAGTGTCGCGGCGGTACTGGGCAGCCGTGGACAGGGTGCCTACTCGGCGGCGAACGACGCGCTGGAGGTCCTCGGCGCCGGTTATGCCCGGCAGTCCGGCGCGCGGGCACTCACTCTGCACTGGGGACCGTGGGCGCCGCTCGGCGAGCATCCCGGCATGGTCTCCGACGAGGTAGGCAGGCAGTACGCGCGACTGGGCCTGGACCTGATCGACCCGGAGGCAGGCGTCCGAGCCATGGTCCGGGAACTGTTGTGGGGCGACCCCACCGTGCGTTCGGTGCTGTACACGCCGCAGGGCTGGGTGAACCCATGA